In one Zalophus californianus isolate mZalCal1 chromosome 10, mZalCal1.pri.v2, whole genome shotgun sequence genomic region, the following are encoded:
- the IL9R gene encoding interleukin-9 receptor yields the protein MEPSRCIWEGWTLESEALMRELSTWLLICTCFGSWVGLGDSIQGEGGGLGAGSFTCLSNNILRIDCHWSAPELGQGPSPWLLFTSNHALGSKHRCVFRAGECTLVLPPEEVLVPSDNFTITFHRYVSGREQVSLVDPQYLPWRHVKLDPPSDLQSNVSSDYCVLTWSVSPALEPLTSLLSYELAFKKQEEAWEQARHRAHIAGVTWLTLEAAELDPGSSYEARLRVQMATPEDEMVEEQSYAGQWSEWSQSVCFPSPQSPARGPPFSPWGQPNSSTLVAVPLFLLLTSLTYLVFKVSPRVKRSFYCNVPSPGAFFQSLYSVHNGDFQTWIGAHRTGLLPSQDCVGSPRGASESGVQEAIAWLTYDPVDPWQSVALEEEEEGPGSGLPGAVLLAGHVEQRGQPPPYLPQEDWAPASPSRPASPQSEGSSGDYWALGCSGGCHPSTFPGNTQSSGHSPASARGLPCDQQNLDTW from the exons ATGGAGCCCAGCAGATGCATCTGGGAAG GATGGACCTTGGAGAGTGAGGCCCTGATGCGAGAGTTGAGCACCTGGCTCCTGATCTGCACCTGCTTCGGCTCTTGGGTGGGCTTGGGAGACTCCAtccaaggagaaggaggag GGCTCGGGGCTGGATCTTTCACCTGCCTCAGCAACAACATCTTAAGGATTGACTGCCACTGGTCTGCCCCAGAGCTGGGTCAGGGCCCCAGTCCCTGGCTTCTCTTTACCAG CAACCACGCACTGGGCAGCAAGCATAGATGTGTCTTCCGGGCCGGTGAGTGCACCCTGGTGCTGCCGCCCGAGGAAGTGCTTGTGCCTTCAGACAACTTCACCATCACTTTCCACCGTTACGTCTCTGGGAGGGAGCAGGTCAGCCTGGTGGACCCGCAGTACCTGCCCTGGAGACATG TGAAGTTGGACCCTCCCTCCGACTTACAGAGCAATGTCAGCTCTGACTACTGTGTCCTGACCTGGAGCGTCAGTCCTGCCTTGGAGCCCCTGACCTCCCTCCTCAGCTACGAGCTGGCCTTCAAGAAGCAGGAAGAGGCCTGGGAG CAGGCCCGGCACAGGGCTCACATTGCCGGGGTGACCTGGCTCACTCTCGAGGCTGCCGAGCTGGACCCCGGTTCCAGCTATGAGGCCCGCCTGCGCGTCCAGATGGCCACCCCGGAGGATGAAATGGTGGAGGAGCAGAGCTATGCGGGCCAGTGGAGCGAATGGAGCCAGTCTGtgtgcttcccctctccccagagccCTGCCCGAG GCCCCCCGTTCTCACCTTGGGGGCAGCCCAACAGCAGTACCCTTGTTGCCGTACCTCTCTTTCTGCTGCTGACCAGCCTGACCTACCTCGTGTTCAAGGTTTCACCCAG GGTGAAGAGGAGCTTCTACTGCAACGTGCCCTCTCCAGGGGCCTTCTTCCAGTCCCTCTACAGTGTGCACAATGGGGACTTCCAG ACCTGGATAGGGGCCCACAGAACCGGTCTGCTGCCGAGCCAGGACTGTGTCGGTTCCCCACGAGGAGCCTCGGAGTCTGGTGTCCAGGAGGCCATTGCGTGGCTGACCTACGACCCAGTGGATCCCTGGCAGTCAGTGgccctggaggaagaggaggagggccCTGGCTCCGGCCTCCCTGGGGCGGTGCTGCTAGCCGGGCACGTGGAACAGAGAGGGCAGCCACCTCCCTACCTGCCACAGGAGGACTGGGCCCCCGCGAGCCCCAGCAGGCCAGCTTCCCCACAGTCAGAGGGCAGCAGTGGTGACTACTGGGCCCTGGGCTGCTCCGGGGGCTGCCACCCCTCCACCTTCCCAGGAAACACCCAGAGCTCCGGGCACAGCCCGGCCTCGGCCCGTGGCCTTCCTTGTGACCAGCAGAATCTGGACACCTGGTGA
- the POLR3K gene encoding DNA-directed RNA polymerase III subunit RPC10: MLLFCPGCGNGLIVEEGQRCHRFACNTCPYVHNITRKVTNRKYPKLKEVDDVLGGAAAWENVDSTAEPCPKCEHPRAYFMQLQTRSADEPMTTFYKCCSAQCGHRWRD; this comes from the exons ATGCTGCTCTTCTGCCCGGGCTGCGGGAACGGGCTGATCGTGGAGGAGGGACAGCGCTGCCACCGCTTCGCCTGCAACACCTGCCCCTACGTGCACAACATCACCCGCAAG GTAACAAATCGGAAGTATCCAAAGCTGAAAGAAGTGGATGATGTGCTTGGCGGAGCAGCAGCCTGGGAGAATGTTGACTCTACTGCAG AGCCATGTCCTAAATGCGAACACCCTCGTGCCTATTTCATGCAGCTTCAGACCCGCTCTGCAGACGAGCCGATGACCACCTTCTACAAATGCTGCAGTGCTCAGTGTGGGCACCGCTGGAGGGACTAG
- the SNRNP25 gene encoding U11/U12 small nuclear ribonucleoprotein 25 kDa protein translates to MVVQDPLLCDLPIQVTLEEVNSQIALEYGQAMTVRVCKMDGEIMPVVVVQNATVLDLKKAIQRYVQLRQEREGGIQHISWSYVWRTYYLISAGEKLTEDRKKLRDYGIRNRDEVSFIKKLRQK, encoded by the exons ATGGTCGTGCAGGACCCGCTGCTCTGCGATCTACCGATCCAG GTGACTTTGGAAGAGGTCAACTCCCAAATAGCACTAGAATACGGCCAAGCAATGACAGTCCGAGTGTGCAAGATGGATGGAGAAATAATGC CTGTGGTTGTGGTACAGAACGCCACAGTCCTGGATCTGAAGAAGGCCATTCAGAGATACGTGCAGCTCAGGCAGGAGCGTGAAGGGGGCATTCAGCACATCAGCTG GTCCTATGTGTGGAGGACCTATTACCTAATCTCTGCAGGAGAGAAGCTCACAGAGGACAGGAAGAAGCTTCGGGA TTACGGTATCCGGAATCGGGATGAGGTGTCCTTCATCAAAAAGCTGAGGCAAAAATGA